The proteins below come from a single Mya arenaria isolate MELC-2E11 chromosome 8, ASM2691426v1 genomic window:
- the LOC128243103 gene encoding uncharacterized protein LOC128243103 isoform X3 yields the protein MWVDPIQPLNRGQGTLQASHQRDDLSHAMFIFQLLQKGMIFTALVVGVICCGHLVFVRRKYCRNTTTLLAVVLPGFFHLIACVKVLIIAEKNTVIRGKEGTPSVGLCLDYLMTAVCANTVVIVVIIHNIFVKNFKWSVSSCLAYAGILSCIITGSFFVINRVPQYSSLQVAQHSPVTLGTPGNQHIEVFLSVCQKNVYEERWAILAEYLLIYIPVIVTVLAALCMNKTKQTECQPAVEILYIAEEDSPANITVCSIIGKGQIDDFLDMDESHFLQGLSSIENKNKTF from the exons ATGTGGGTTGATCCAATACAGCCATTAAACAGGGGTCAGGGCACTCTTCAAGCTTCTCATCAGAGAGACGACCTTAGTCATGCGATGTTCATCTTTCAGCTCTTACAGAAAGGCATGATCTTCACTGCTCTCGTGGTCGGCGTCATCTGTTGCGGTCACCTAGTTTTTGTTCGCAGAAAGTACTGCCGAAATACTACGACGCTGTTAGCAGTGGTGCTCCCCGGATTTTTCCATCTGATCGCATGCGTGAAAGTGCTAATAATTGCTGAGAAGAACACTGTAATACGCGGAAAAGAGGGGACTCCAAGCGTCGGCTTGTGCTTGGACTATTTGATGACAGCGGTTTGTGCAAACACAGTGGTTATCGTGGTTATcattcataatatttttgttaagaatTTTAAATGGTCGGTGTCTTCTTGTCTAGCATACGCAGGAATACTTAGTTGCATCATCACAGGAAGTTTTTTCGTCATCAATAGAGTGCCGCAATACAGTTCACTTCAAGTTGCACAACATTCTCCTGTGACACTTGGGACTCCCGGGAATCAGCATATTGAGGTATTCCTGTCCGTGTGTCAGAAAAATGTTTACGAGGAGAGATGGGCTATTCTGGCCGAATATTTGCTCATATACATCCCCGTCATCGTCACAGTTTTAGCTGCTCTCTGCATGAACAAGACAAAACAGACAG aaTGCCAGCCAGCCGTTGAAATTCTTTacattgctgaggaggacagtcctgccaacataacagtttgttcaataataG GTAAAGGACAGATCGATGATTTCCTGGATATGGACGAGTCCCACTTCCTGCAGGGATTAAGCAGTattgaaaacaagaacaaaactttttaa
- the LOC128243103 gene encoding uncharacterized protein LOC128243103 isoform X4 — protein sequence MWVDPIQPLNRGQGTLQASHQRDDLSHAMFIFQLLQKGMIFTALVVGVICCGHLVFVRRKYCRNTTTLLAVVLPGFFHLIACVKVLIIAEKNTVIRGKEGTPSVGLCLDYLMTAVCANTVVIVVIIHNIFVKNFKWSVSSCLAYAGILSCIITGSFFVINRVPQYSSLQVAQHSPVTLGTPGNQHIEVFLSVCQKNVYEERWAILAEYLLIYIPVIVTVLAALCMNKTKQTGKGQIDDFLDMDESHFLQGLSSIENKNKTF from the exons ATGTGGGTTGATCCAATACAGCCATTAAACAGGGGTCAGGGCACTCTTCAAGCTTCTCATCAGAGAGACGACCTTAGTCATGCGATGTTCATCTTTCAGCTCTTACAGAAAGGCATGATCTTCACTGCTCTCGTGGTCGGCGTCATCTGTTGCGGTCACCTAGTTTTTGTTCGCAGAAAGTACTGCCGAAATACTACGACGCTGTTAGCAGTGGTGCTCCCCGGATTTTTCCATCTGATCGCATGCGTGAAAGTGCTAATAATTGCTGAGAAGAACACTGTAATACGCGGAAAAGAGGGGACTCCAAGCGTCGGCTTGTGCTTGGACTATTTGATGACAGCGGTTTGTGCAAACACAGTGGTTATCGTGGTTATcattcataatatttttgttaagaatTTTAAATGGTCGGTGTCTTCTTGTCTAGCATACGCAGGAATACTTAGTTGCATCATCACAGGAAGTTTTTTCGTCATCAATAGAGTGCCGCAATACAGTTCACTTCAAGTTGCACAACATTCTCCTGTGACACTTGGGACTCCCGGGAATCAGCATATTGAGGTATTCCTGTCCGTGTGTCAGAAAAATGTTTACGAGGAGAGATGGGCTATTCTGGCCGAATATTTGCTCATATACATCCCCGTCATCGTCACAGTTTTAGCTGCTCTCTGCATGAACAAGACAAAACAGACAG GTAAAGGACAGATCGATGATTTCCTGGATATGGACGAGTCCCACTTCCTGCAGGGATTAAGCAGTattgaaaacaagaacaaaactttttaa
- the LOC128243103 gene encoding alpha-(1,3)-fucosyltransferase fut-5-like isoform X1, protein MWVDPIQPLNRGQGTLQASHQRDDLSHAMFIFQLLQKGMIFTALVVGVICCGHLVFVRRKYCRNTTTLLAVVLPGFFHLIACVKVLIIAEKNTVIRGKEGTPSVGLCLDYLMTAVCANTVVIVVIIHNIFVKNFKWSVSSCLAYAGILSCIITGSFFVINRVPQYSSLQVAQHSPVTLGTPGNQHIEVFLSVCQKNVYEERWAILAEYLLIYIPVIVTVLAALCMNKTKQTGLRAIFSISSAIAICYYIYLNHIVEFGDQVKEAKEEEHLVLNSTNVKLTILWWNQPIWVVPYETKCINCITSTNRNIFDKSAAVVFSLADGHMGTKPPIENIMRNQNQIWVAFSLETNVQNSWIRDYKNKHWKDVFNWTWNYRPSADIFMPYGRVSERLKLLSKNYSMIFQRKNKFAAWAVSHCNAHSLRDKFVNNMNMRLQNHSIDIFGKCGPINVSQSKLPTLLSNDYKFYLAFENAFCDDYVTEKIYSHFNTDIICVVRGKANYTNIFPKGSFINTRDFRNTSDLVNYLVEVSENETLYSNFLIQKDNFQAWHDGKEQFKQSICNICRKLNDPYLKRKTIYDAEEELGQCIKPNDV, encoded by the exons ATGTGGGTTGATCCAATACAGCCATTAAACAGGGGTCAGGGCACTCTTCAAGCTTCTCATCAGAGAGACGACCTTAGTCATGCGATGTTCATCTTTCAGCTCTTACAGAAAGGCATGATCTTCACTGCTCTCGTGGTCGGCGTCATCTGTTGCGGTCACCTAGTTTTTGTTCGCAGAAAGTACTGCCGAAATACTACGACGCTGTTAGCAGTGGTGCTCCCCGGATTTTTCCATCTGATCGCATGCGTGAAAGTGCTAATAATTGCTGAGAAGAACACTGTAATACGCGGAAAAGAGGGGACTCCAAGCGTCGGCTTGTGCTTGGACTATTTGATGACAGCGGTTTGTGCAAACACAGTGGTTATCGTGGTTATcattcataatatttttgttaagaatTTTAAATGGTCGGTGTCTTCTTGTCTAGCATACGCAGGAATACTTAGTTGCATCATCACAGGAAGTTTTTTCGTCATCAATAGAGTGCCGCAATACAGTTCACTTCAAGTTGCACAACATTCTCCTGTGACACTTGGGACTCCCGGGAATCAGCATATTGAGGTATTCCTGTCCGTGTGTCAGAAAAATGTTTACGAGGAGAGATGGGCTATTCTGGCCGAATATTTGCTCATATACATCCCCGTCATCGTCACAGTTTTAGCTGCTCTCTGCATGAACAAGACAAAACAGACAG GTTTGCGAGCGATTTTTTCTATAAGCAGTGCAATTGCTATCTGctactatatatatttgaaccATATCGTGGAATTCGGCGATCAGGTCAAGGaggcaaaagaagaagaacaTTTGGTCTTGAATAGCACAAATGTTAAACTTACAATTCTTTGGTGGAATCAGCCGATATGGGTTGTAccatatgaaacaaaatgtattaactgTATTACTTCAACGAACAGAAACATTTTCGATAAAAGTGCTGCAGTGGTGTTTTCCTTAGCGGATGGTCACATGGGTACAAAACCACCAATAGAAAACATTATGAGAAACCAAAATCAAATCTGGGTAGCCTTTTCATTAGAGACAAATGTACAAAACTCGTGGATCAGagattacaaaaacaaacattggaAAGATGTGTTCAATTGGACATGGAACTATAGACCTTCTGCAGATATATTTATGCCGTATGGAAGGGTATCAGAAAGATTAAAGCTATTGTCAAAAAACTACTCCATGATATTTCAAAGGAAAAACAAATTTGCAGCATGGGCCGTGAGTCATTGCAATGCACACAGTTTAAGAGACAAATTTGTGAATAACATGAATATGCGTTTGCAAAACCACAGTATCGACATATTTGGAAAATGTGGACCTATAAACGTTTCACAGAGTAAACTCCCTACTTTATTAAGCAATgattataagttttatttagCGTTTGAAAATGCTTTTTGTGATGATTATGTTACAGAAAAGATATACTCCCACTTCAACACTGACATTATTTGTGTGGTTCGCGGAAAAGCAAATTATAccaatatatttccaaaaggCTCGTTCATCAACACCAGGGACTTCAGAAACACAAGCGATTTAGTTAATTATTTGGTTGAAGTGTCGGAAAATGAAACCTTGTATTCGAACTTCTTAATACAGAAAGACAACTTTCAAGCTTGGCACGATGGCAAGGAGCAATTTAAGCAGTCAATATGTAATATTTGCCGAAAATTGAATGATCCCTATCTTAAACGAAAGACAATTTATGACGCAGAAGAGGAACTTGGACAGTGCATCAAACCAAATGATGTTTAG
- the LOC128243103 gene encoding uncharacterized protein LOC128243103 isoform X2, with translation MWVDPIQPLNRGQGTLQASHQRDDLSHAMFIFQLLQKGMIFTALVVGVICCGHLVFVRRKYCRNTTTLLAVVLPGFFHLIACVKVLIIAEKNTVIRGKEGTPSVGLCLDYLMTAVCANTVVIVVIIHNIFVKNFKWSVSSCLAYAGILSCIITGSFFVINRVPQYSSLQVAQHSPVTLGTPGNQHIEVFLSVCQKNVYEERWAILAEYLLIYIPVIVTVLAALCMNKTKQTDVTITELKIISNRECNVIGCSCNCVKLNSVMIAVLSYFTLVLLIVNPGYILYAAATSGFFLDIWPSVLQIVFYTSFCSDYIRKVLL, from the exons ATGTGGGTTGATCCAATACAGCCATTAAACAGGGGTCAGGGCACTCTTCAAGCTTCTCATCAGAGAGACGACCTTAGTCATGCGATGTTCATCTTTCAGCTCTTACAGAAAGGCATGATCTTCACTGCTCTCGTGGTCGGCGTCATCTGTTGCGGTCACCTAGTTTTTGTTCGCAGAAAGTACTGCCGAAATACTACGACGCTGTTAGCAGTGGTGCTCCCCGGATTTTTCCATCTGATCGCATGCGTGAAAGTGCTAATAATTGCTGAGAAGAACACTGTAATACGCGGAAAAGAGGGGACTCCAAGCGTCGGCTTGTGCTTGGACTATTTGATGACAGCGGTTTGTGCAAACACAGTGGTTATCGTGGTTATcattcataatatttttgttaagaatTTTAAATGGTCGGTGTCTTCTTGTCTAGCATACGCAGGAATACTTAGTTGCATCATCACAGGAAGTTTTTTCGTCATCAATAGAGTGCCGCAATACAGTTCACTTCAAGTTGCACAACATTCTCCTGTGACACTTGGGACTCCCGGGAATCAGCATATTGAGGTATTCCTGTCCGTGTGTCAGAAAAATGTTTACGAGGAGAGATGGGCTATTCTGGCCGAATATTTGCTCATATACATCCCCGTCATCGTCACAGTTTTAGCTGCTCTCTGCATGAACAAGACAAAACAGACAG ATGTCACCATTACAGAGTTAAAGATTATTTCAAACAGAGAGTGCAATGTTATTGGGTGTAGCTGCAATTGTGTTAAATTGAACTCAGTTATGATTGCCGTTCTTTCGTATTTTACTCTAGTCTTACTCATTGTAAATCCAGGATACATTCTGTATGCGGCCGCAACTTCGGGTTTTTTCTTGGACATTTGGCCAAGTGTGTTACAGATAGTATTTTATACTTCTTTTTGCTCAGATTATATTAGAAAAGTCCTTTTATAA